CATACTTACCAGAAAGTGGCAGAAGTAGAGCGGTGCTTTGAGGCGAAGCAATCTCTAAGTTGAGAATGTCGTAAATGCTTTGCGGAGTGTAGATAGCTGCTGGGTGAGTTGGATTTTCTGCGAGCCAGTTATTTAGTGTATTTTGCAGTTGTGGCAAGCTAGCTGCCATGCCTTTCATATAGGTAGCCAGTTGTAACCAGCCATCCAGTACTTCTTCATTAGGCTGGGCAACTAAGGTTGATAGATCCTGCGCTGAGTACTGGTTCATGTACTGCCAGATTTGGGCGTTGATCGCTTCTTGCTGGTCACTGGCGCTAAAACCTGCTTGTGCAATCAGCTCACGGCTAGCATCAAAGTAATTGCCCATGGCGGCAAGGCTTTGTGCGCGCAATTGATGATAACGCTGCCATTGTTGCTGCGCGAGTGGCCATTCAGATGGGAAGCTAAGCTGCAGATACGCTGGTTCTGCTTTGCCTTGCGCAAGGTTTAGTTCCGCGCGTGCGAGTTGCCACTCGGCTTGCTGCACCGTGGTGAGATTTTGTTTGGCAAGTCGATTAGAGAGTCTCTGGGCTTGCTCGTAATTGCCCTCTTGAATTGATGCTTTGAATGCCAAGATCAACCATTCGTTTGCAAAACCGTCTTGACCGGCGTCAGCTCGCATCAGATAGGTCTCCGAAGAGGCAGTAGGTGCTAGGGTGATATCAACGCTTTCTGGGGCGCTTGGCTGAGTAGAACAAGCGGCAATGGACAAAGCCAATGCAATTGGAGTCAGTAGGCGTGTTACACTATTTCTCTTTGGGTTCATCATTGCCATGAGCTCTTTAATCACTATTCGTGTAAAATCATTATATTAATCGTTGAAGTGCTGGTAAACAAATGACAAGCAACAAAACTACTTATATTGAGCAACCAACGCTCTTTATTGTACCGACACCGATTGGAAACCTCGGTGATATCACACAAAGAGCGCTGGGTGTACTCCATAGCGTCGACATTATTGCTGCTGAAGATACGCGCCATACGGGTAAGCTTCTGTCTCACTTCAATATTCAAACTAGAACATTTGCGTTGCATGATCACAATGAACAGCAAAAAGCGCAAGTTTTAGTCGATAAACTGCTTGCGGGTGAATCCATCGCATTGGTCTCTGATGCTGGCACACCGCTTATCAGCGATCCAGGGTATCATTTGGTGACTCAATGTCGTCAGGCAGGCGTTAAAGTTGTGCCATTACCAGGGGCGTGTGCTGTGATTACTGCGCTGAGCGCATCTGGCTTGCCCTCTGATCGCTTTAGTTTTGAGGGCTTTTTGCCAGCGAAAAGCAAAGGCCGTAAAGATAAATTCATGGAGATCGCCAAAGCCGAGCGCACCTGTATCTTCTACGAATCGCCACATCGAATTACCGAGTCACTTGCCGATATGCTTGAAGTGCTGGGGCCTGAACGTGAGGTTGTATTGGCGCGCGAGCTAACCAAGACCTATGAAACCATTCAAGGTTTGCCACTTGGTGAGTTGATTGCGTGGATTGGAGAAGATGATAACCGTAAGCGTGGTGAGATGGTGTTATTGATTCACGGTCATCGTGAGCCTGTGAATGAAGAGCTGCCAGATGAAGCGACACGTACACTGGCTATTTTGGTTAAAGATTTACCACTTAAAAAAGCGGCAGCGGCGACGGCTGAAATCTATAACCTCAAAAAGAATGCCTTGTATAAATGGGGTCTAGAAAACTTATCCTAGAAAAACATTGAGTAATCACGCTCGCTTAGTTACAATCCGCGCCCTGAAGTTGACTGGATAGTCGCTGCTTCGTTGACGTCCCCTTGAGCTTGTCTTGGGGGAGACTGACGGAGGGGAGGAACGTCCGGGCTCCACAGAGCAGGGTGCCAGGTAACGCCTGGGGGGCGCGAGCCCACGACAAGTGCAGCAGAGAGAAGACCGCCGATGGCTCCATTTCTTCGGAAGGAGCACAGGTAAGGGTGAAAGGGTGCGGTAAGAGCGCACCGGGCGACTAGCAATAGTTCGTTGCAAGGTAAACTCCACCCGGAGCAAGACCAAATAGGCCTCCACATTGCGTTGCTCGCGTATGGAGGCGGGTAGGTTGCTTGAGCCAGTGAGCGATTGCTGGCCTAGACGAATGGCTATCACCGCTTCGGCGGATACAGAACCCGGCGTACAGGTCAACTTCACCTATTATAGAAAAACCCATTACAAATTGATTTTGTAATGGGTTTTTTGCTTTTTTATCACCTATCTTTACGATAGGCTGAACTTAACCAGATGACGTTACTGAAGGAAATCAGTAAACTTGTCATCTTTGCTAAGCAACTCTCGAGATCACCCATGAGCGAATCCTTTCAACACATTTCGGTACTACTTCACGAATCCATTGATGGTCTAGCGATCAAACCGGATGGAACTTACATTGATGGAACGTTCGGCCGCGGTGGTCACAGTCGTCAAATTCTTTCACAACTGGGTGAAAACGGTCGCCTATTCAGTATTGACCGCGATCCGACGGCGATTGAGGAAGCAAAAAAGATTGATGATCCACGCTTTACCATTATTCATGGCCCATTTTCTGGTATGGCAGAATACGCAGAGCGTTATGATCTTGTGGGTAAAGTGGACGGTGTGTTGCTTGATTTGGGCGTGTCTTCGCCGCAGCTTGACGATGCTGAGCGTGGCTTTAGCTTCATGAAAGATGGCCCGCTTGATATGCGTATGGATCCAACATCTGGTATGCCTGTCTCTGAGTGGTTAGCGCAAGCCGATCTTGATGACATTACGTGGGTGATCCGCGAGTTTGGTGAAGACAAGCATGCTCGCCGTATTGCTAAAGCTATTGTTGCCCATCGTGAAGATGAAGAAAAAGAGCCGCTTACACGTACTGGCCAGTTGGCAAAGCTGATCTCTGAAGCCGCACCTAAGAGCTTCAAAGAGAAAAAGCACCCAGCGACGCGAGCTTTCCAAGCGTTTCGAATCTACATCAACAGTGAGCTCGAAGAGATCGATACGGCGCTAAAAGGCGCTGCCAGCATTCTTGCTCCAGAGGGGCGTTTGTCGGTTATTAGCTTCCACTCGCTTGAAGATCGCATGGTGAAGCATTTTATGCGCAAAGAGAGCAAAGGACCCCAGGTACCCCATGGTATCCCGATGACCGAAGATCAAATTCGAGCGCTGGGTAGTGCGAATCTAAAGACCATTGGTAAGGCGCTCAAGCCTTCGGGTCATGAAGTGGAAA
The Vibrio sp. CB1-14 DNA segment above includes these coding regions:
- the rsmH gene encoding 16S rRNA (cytosine(1402)-N(4))-methyltransferase RsmH produces the protein MSESFQHISVLLHESIDGLAIKPDGTYIDGTFGRGGHSRQILSQLGENGRLFSIDRDPTAIEEAKKIDDPRFTIIHGPFSGMAEYAERYDLVGKVDGVLLDLGVSSPQLDDAERGFSFMKDGPLDMRMDPTSGMPVSEWLAQADLDDITWVIREFGEDKHARRIAKAIVAHREDEEKEPLTRTGQLAKLISEAAPKSFKEKKHPATRAFQAFRIYINSELEEIDTALKGAASILAPEGRLSVISFHSLEDRMVKHFMRKESKGPQVPHGIPMTEDQIRALGSANLKTIGKALKPSGHEVEMNTRSRSSVLRVAEKL
- the rsmI gene encoding 16S rRNA (cytidine(1402)-2'-O)-methyltransferase, whose translation is MTSNKTTYIEQPTLFIVPTPIGNLGDITQRALGVLHSVDIIAAEDTRHTGKLLSHFNIQTRTFALHDHNEQQKAQVLVDKLLAGESIALVSDAGTPLISDPGYHLVTQCRQAGVKVVPLPGACAVITALSASGLPSDRFSFEGFLPAKSKGRKDKFMEIAKAERTCIFYESPHRITESLADMLEVLGPEREVVLARELTKTYETIQGLPLGELIAWIGEDDNRKRGEMVLLIHGHREPVNEELPDEATRTLAILVKDLPLKKAAAATAEIYNLKKNALYKWGLENLS